The Alosa sapidissima isolate fAloSap1 chromosome 16, fAloSap1.pri, whole genome shotgun sequence genome has a segment encoding these proteins:
- the prdm8 gene encoding PR domain zinc finger protein 8, which produces MEHMLMSRALWTSDGKCVPTHAGDGFASVHVTRELPAGAAFGPCVLHNGFYDTIAFIALKARDTKSNCYAFRVDPEAMRSSPLALSWLRLVQAARNRVEQNTEVFLKAGQLFFRTLRHVQEGEELMVWYDEELARLLGLGDVRATRTPDRICCVRCGQTFQHEHPYLAHCRFLCPNNNNKADWMSSEPLKYKPVSDWLSSEPLKYKQVSDWLSGDPRDQRQPEVKRTHRDTHLARSLTHMRTHTRTHTHTDFHNIARDLEHRANSCPSPRKRCHDDSPGGRGTKSVLLEKANPSNESNIPPRPAGGDMESPAAAGTRLGTEGGVSRKEATPAGQPTEDRDAENLKRRAERCDRNLRTPERVLHGSVRVLRGTEEQRSAFCRPNRHLGTSETHTPSSTDTHSHTPSNTHSHTHSSTDTHSHTHTHSRSSTGFYSLPTPSADLPLALEPKPAISFRNVLGSALLYGDLPSGPPSVQPGYPYSPDQWPRGGLGVTPVTPAAPPASLPLLPPTLSPLAVAGQNWCAKCNLSFRMTSDLVLHMRSHHKREPASTMPLRRQREERMTCPVCHEHFRERHHLSRHMTSHN; this is translated from the exons ATGGAGCATATGCTCATGTCTCGCGCCCTCTGGACCAGTGACGGCAAATGTGTCCCCACTCACGCGGGGGATGGGTTCGCCAGTGTGCACGTCACCCGCGAGCTGCCGGCGGGCGCAGCGTTCGGCCCGTGTGTCCTTCATAACGGCTTCTACGACACTATCGCCTTCATCGCGCTCAAAGCACGCGACACTAAAAGCAACTGCTACGCCTTTCGG GTTGATCCTGAGGCCATGAGGTCGTCTCCGCTGGCGTTGTCGTGGTTACGGCTGGTCCAGGCGGCTCGGAACCGTGTGGAGCAGAACACAGAGGTGTTCCTGAAGGCGGGTCAGCTGTTCTTCCGCACCCTGAGGCATGTCCAGGAGGGGGAGGAGCTTATGGTCTGGTACGACGAGGAACTGGCCCGCCTCCTGGGCCTGGGAGACGTCAGAGCCACACGCACACCTGACC gtATCTGCTGCGTGAGGTGTGGGCAAACCTTTCAGCACGAGCACCCGTATCTGGCTCATTGCCGATTCCTTTgcccaaacaacaacaacaaagctgATTGGATGAGCAGTGAGCCGCTGAAGTACAAGCCGGTTTCTGATTGGTTGAGCAGCGAGCCTCTGAAGTATAAGCAGGTTTCTGATTGGTTGAGTGGCGACCCTCGTGACCAGAGGCAGCCTGAGGTGAAacggacacacagagacacacatctcgctcgctctctcacacacatgcgcacacacacacgcacacacacacacaccgacttcCACAACATCGCCCGGGACCTGGAGCACAGGGCGAACTCCTGCCCGAGCCCCCGCAAGCGTTGCCATGACGACTCCCCCGGCGGCCGCGGCACGAAGTCGGTGCTGCTGGAGAAAGCGAACCCGTCCAACGAGAGCAATATCCCCCCGCGTCCAGCAGGGGGCGACATGGAGAGTCCGGCAGCAGCAGGAACGCGCCTGGGCACGGAGGGGGGTGTGTCCAGGAAGGAAGCCACGCCTGCTGGCCAGCCCACTGAGGACAGGGATGCCGAGAACCTGAAACGCCGAGCGGAACGCTGTGACCGGAACCTGAGGACTCCTGAGCGTGTTCTGCACGGTTCTGTTAGGGTTCTGCGGGGGACCGAGGAGCAACGCAGTGCTTTCTGCAGACCGAACAGACACCTGGGGacgtcagagacacacacaccctccagcacagacacacactcacacacaccctcaa acacacactcacacacacactccagcacagacacacactcacacacacacacacactcacgctccaGCACTGGCTTCTACAGCCTGCCCACGCCGTCCGCAGATCTCCCGCTCGCTCTGGAACCGAAGCCAGCGATCAGCTTCCGGAACGTTCTGGGCTCTGCGCTGCTCTACGGGGACCTGCCAAGCGGTCCGCCCAGCGTCCAGCCAGGATACCCCTACTCCCCTGACCAGTGGCCCCGGGGCGGTTTGGGGGTGACCCCCGTGACCCCCGCTGCCCCCCCCGCATCCCTGCCGCTGCTCCCCCCCACGCTGAGCCCGCTGGCCGTCGCCGGGCAGAACTGGTGCGCCAAGTGCAACCTGTCCTTCAggatgacctctgacctggtGCTGCACATGCGCTCGCACCACAAGAGGGAGCCGGCGAGCACGATGCCGCTCAGGAGGCAGCGGGAGGAAAGAATGACCTGTCCAGTCTGCCATGAGCACTTCCGAGAGAGACACCACCTCTCA